CAACGCCGCCAAGCGGACATACTTGAACAGCCTCGGCGTGTCCTGTGTCGGCGACTCCCGGAGCACGGCGTTCGCGGAGCAGGTGCGGGACGCGACGGGCGGGGCGGGCGTCGATGTCGTGCTGAACTGCCTGACCGGCGCAATGACGGATGCGAGTCTGGCGCTGGTCCGCAAGGGCGGCGTGTTCATCGAGATCGGCAAGACCGACATCCGCCCGGAGGCGGAGATCGCTCGGCGCTATCCGGGTGTCCGTTACCGTGTCTTCGACCTCCTTGCCGAACTCGACACGCAGCCGCTTCAGGTCGGCGATGCGCTTGCCGACCTGCTCGCGCGTTTCGATGCCGGCGAGCTGGACCCGCTTCCGGTACGTGGCTTCACGTTCGCCGAGGCCGCTTCCGCGCTGCGATTCCTGGCCCGGGCCAAGCATATCGGCAAGGTTGCGATCACCCACGAGAGCGGGCAGGCGGCGCTGCCCCCCGCCGAGCCGGAGGAGGTCGCCGCGCCCGTGTCGGAAGGACCCGCCCCGATCGCAGCTGCCCCGGCGCCCGCCGATGCCGCCGAGCCGATCGCGATCGTCGGCATGGCCGGCTGCTTTCCCGGCGCGCCGGATCTCGGCTCCTTCTGGAGCCTCCTGAGCGAGGCGCGCGACGCCATAGGGGAGGTCCCGGCAGGACGCTGGCACGCGTCGGAGTTCACGGCCGCCGGCGTGGCGGACATGGGCGAGGCGCGGCATCGCGCCGGCGGATTCCTCGCCGATGCCGAGTGCTTCGATGCCGCTCTGTTCGGCATCTCGCCGCGCGAGGCCCTGCTCATGGACCCGCAGCAGCGCGTGCTTCTCGAGCAGACATGGCTCGCGCTCGCCGATGCCGGATGGTCGCGTGCCGGCGATGCCGGCGCCCGAACCGGCGTGTTCGTCGGCGCAAGCGCGTCGGATTATGGGCACAAGACCGCCTTGCTCGGCATGCCTCCGGATCGGCCGTCCCTCCTCGCGCAGATGCCGTCGTCCCTGTCTGCCCGTATCGGCTATGTGTTCGACCTCAAGGGACCGTCGCTCACCGTCGACATGGGATGCGCCTCGGCGGTCGCCGCGATCAAGCTCGCGGCCGACGCCTTGCGACGCGGCGAGGTCGATGCCGCGATCGCCGCGGCCGTCGCCGTGCAGAGCACGCCGCACCTCGCCCTGATGGCGGACCGGGCCGAGATCCTGTCCCCGGACGGACGCTGCCGCAGCTTCTCGCGGGACGCCGATGGCCTGGGCCTGTCGGAAGGTGCCGGCGTGATCGTGCTCAAGCGCCTCTCCGACGCGTTGGCCTCGGAGGATACGATCCACGGCGTCATCCGGGCCGCCGTGGTAAGCCAGAACGGCGCGACGAACGGCATGACGGCGCCGTCGGTCTCGACCCAGGTCGGGCAGGCCCGCGCCGCCTTCGATCAGGCCGGGCTCTCGCCGGACAGCGTATCCTATGTCGAGGGCCACGGCGTCGGCACCAAAGCCGGCGACGCTGCCGAGGTCGCCGCGCTCGCCACGGTCTTCGGGAGCGGTCGCCGGCTGCCGGTCGGCTCGGTCAAGAGCAATGTCGGCCACTGTCTTGCCGCCGCCGGCATGGCCTCCTTGCTCAAGGTCCTGCTGCAGTTCCGCTTCGGCCGGATCGTCCCGTCGCTTCACGCCAGGGGGGCGGCCGCTCGGGCGTTGGCGGAGGCGGGGCTGTCCGTCGTGGACGAGCTGACGCCCTGGCAGGCACCCGACGCGACCCCGCGCCGCGCGGCCATCAACACGTTCGCCATCAACGGTTCCAACGGCTTCATGCTGGTCGAGCAGGCGCCGCGCCGGACCGTTTCGGCCAAGGCAGCCGTGCCGCCATGCGGCGCCCTGTTCCTCTTCGCCGCGCGCGACGAAGAGGCCCTGCGCGCCCGTTTGAAGGATCTCGCCGGTTCGCTCGGCAACGATGCGCCCGACCTCGCCGATCTCGCCTGCACCTTCGCGACCGCGGTCACGGACTTCCGCGCACGCGCGGCCTTCGTCGCGAACGACCGCGCCACGCTGGTCCGCCAGCTCCGGAGCGCGGCGGACGGAGACGGGATCGACGGCGGCTCTATCGGCCGGTCCGGCCGGCGCGATCCCGAAACGCGCGGGGTGTTCTCGGCCATGGCCGTCCAGCTGTGCGACGACGCGGCAATCGCCGAGCCGGCGGCCGGCCGCGCGAAGCTCCTGGCGGCGGCGCGCCTGTTTGTCGACGGTGTCGACTTCGCAGCACCCGTCCCGTCCGGAGCACGGCGGCTCAGCCTGCTGCCGTCCCATCGTTTCGAGCGCCAGCGCTACTGGCCGGGCGATGCTGTGCCTGTCGTTCATCCGGCTTCACCGGGCGCGGACGTGCCGGCCCTACCCGTTTCGCAGGAACCGGACGTGTCGGGGCAGGGCCGCCGGAGCGCCCTGCTGAAGCGGGAGGCCGCAGCCGTCCTGGGCATGCCGGAAGCCGCAGTCACCGACGCCGCCGTCCTCACCCGGCTGGGGCTCGATTCGCTCATGGCGTTCGAGCTCAAGGGGCGCCTGTCGCGCGTGCTCGGCGTCGCGATCGACACGGCCGGCCTGCTGTCCGAGCGGCCGATCGCCGACCTGGTCCGGGCGCTGCCGGAGGAGACGGCTCACCGGGCGCCGATCGAGAGCGTGCCGGCCGAGAGGCATGAACCCTTCCCGCTGACGGACATCCAGCTCGCCTACTGGCTCGGCCGCACGTCGGACTTCGCGCTTGGCGGCGCATGCCATGTCTACTGGGAGTTCGAGCAGCCGGGCGAGCGGGATGTCGATCGCCTGGAAGCCTCGTTCAATCGCCTGATCGACCTGCACGACATGCTGCGGGCGGTGGTCCAGAGCGACGGCCAGCAGCGTGTCCTGCCCTCCGTGCCGCGCTATCGCATCGAGCGGCATGCCTGGTCGGCCGGGGATGGCGCGGACCGGCTGGCGGCGTTGCGGGACACCATGGCGCAGGAACGCTTCGAGCCGACGCAGTGGCCGCTGTTCCGAATCGCGGAGAGCTCCGACGGCCTCGTTTCGCGGGTGCATTTCAGCATCGATCTGCTGATCGTCGACGTGCCGAGCATTGCCCTGCTCCTGCAGCAATGGGCCCGGTTGTATCGCGATCCGGCCGCCAAGCTGACGCCGCCCAAGTTCACTTTCCGCGATTACGTCCTGCATATGAAGCGGCAGGAGCGGACGCATGCCTACGAGGCGGCGCGGTCGTATTGGCGGGCGCGCATGCAGGAGCTGCCACCGGCGCCGCGTCTCCACGGCATGAAGCCGCTTGATGTCCGATCGAGCTGGAGTTGGAAACGCCATCACGCTGCCCTCGACGCGGCGACGTGGAGCACCTTGCGGGATCGCGCCCGCGAGAAGGGTGCGACGCCGGTAGCGATGCTGGTGGCCGCCTTCGCCGAGGCGCTTGCCCATGTAGCGGTCGATCGACGCTTTTCGATCAACCTTACGGTGAACGATCGGCAATCGGAGCATCCGGACATCGGCACGATCGTCGGGGACTTCACCTCGACCGTCCTGCTCGGGCTCGACCTGGAGCGTCCGCTTGCCTTCGCGGCGCGAGCCTGTTCGGCCGGACAGGAGCTTGCCGCGCATCTCGGCCATGCCGCCTTTTCCGGCGTTCGCGTCCTGCAGGAGCGCGGCGGCAGCGGCGAGGACGCGCTCATGCCGGTCGTCTTCACGAGCATGCTCGGATACGGCGCGCTGTCGGGGCCGCTCGGCCGCCTGACCCATGGCGCTACCCAGACGCCTCAGGTCTGGCTCGACGCCCAGGTGATGGAGGACCAAGGCGGTCTGGTCGTGACCTGGGACGCCATCGACGCACTCTTCCCGGACGGCCTGGTCGGAGGTGCCTTCGCGACCTGGGTCGAGGCGCTCCGCGGGCTGGCCGCCGACCGGTCGCTCTGGGACCGGCCTCTCGGCGGCTGGCTGCGGGATCGGGAAGCCGAGCGGCGCGCCCGCCGCAACGCGACCGGGCACCCGATGGTGGACGAGCTTCTGCACGAGGGTTTCGTGCGTGAGGCGCTGTCGCACCCCGAACGGACGGCCATCGTCGCCTGTGACCGGACGCTGAGCTATGGCGACCTCCTCGCTCGGGCGGCCGCCGTGGCGGCGGCGATCGGCCCGGTCGAACCGAATCGCCTGGTTGCCGTCGCCGCTCCGAAAGGCTGGCAGCAGATCGCGGCGGCCATCGGCGTCCTGATGGCCGGCAGCGCGTACCTGCCGATCGATCCCGATCTGCCGCAGGAGCGTCGCCGCCATCTGATCACGCGCGGGGAGGTGCGGATCGTCCTGGCCGTCACCGGCACGGCCGGCGGATGGCCCGACGAGGTCCGGGTCGTCGACGTCGACCAGCTGGCGCCCGGTCCGCTCGCTTCCGCCATGCCACCGCGCCGCGCCGCGCCGACCGATCTCGCCTACGTGATCTTCACCTCGGGCTCGACGGGCGAACCCAAGGGCGTGATGATCGAGCATCGTGCGGCGCTCAACACCGTCCTGGACTGCAACGAGCGATACGCCGTTGGGCCGGGGGACCGGGTGCTCGGCCTTTCGGCGCTGGGTTTCGACCTTTCCGTCTACGACATCTTCGGCCTGCTCGGCGCGGGCGGCGCCGTCGTGCTGCCCTCGGCCCGTTCGGCCGGCGATCCCGCGCATCTGGCGGAACTGATCCGGCGTCACGGCGTGACGATCTGGAACTCCGTGCCGATGTTCGCCGAGCTTTTCCTGAAAGGGGGCCCGGAAGCCAGCGCCGCCTTGCAGGGCGTCCGTCTGGTGATGATGAGCGGCGACTGGATCCCCGTGGACCTTCCCGATCGCCTGCGGGCCGCCAATCCGGCGATCGAGATCATCAGCATGGGCGGCGCGACCGAGGCCTCGATCTGGTCGATCGCCTATCGCATCGGTGAACGGGATCCGGCGTGGACCAGCGTCCCCTACGGCTATCCCATGCGCAACCAGAGCTTCCACGTGCTCGACGAGCGCATGGAGCCCTGCCCGGATTGGGTGGCGGGCGAGCTCTATATTGGCGGGGCCGGCCTCGCACGCGGCTACTGGCGCGATCCTGCGACGACGGACGCGCGCTTCATCGTCCACCCCTCGAGCGGCGAGCGCCTCTACCGCACCGGCGATCTCGGCCGCTACCGCGACGACGGCATCATCGAGTTCCTCGGCCGTGCCGACGGCCAGGTGAAGGTCGGCGGCTATCGGATCGAACTGGGCGAGATCGAGGCCGCGCTCGTCCGCCACCCGGCCGTCCGCCAAGCGGCTGTCGTCGTTCAGACCGACGACACCGGGCACAGGTCCCTCGTCGCATTCTATGTCGCGCACGCCCGCGCTTCGCCGGAACCCGATGCGATTCACGCGCATCTGGCCGCCATCCTGCCGGCCTACATGGTGCCCGCGTCCTTCCATCGACTGGATGCCCTGCCGCTGAACGCCAACGAGAAGGTCGATCGCAAGGCCCTGGCGGCACGGACGGAACGCGCACCGTCCGAGCGCGAGGTCATACGCGTGGCGTCGGTCGTGCCGTCCGCCGCTGCGCTCGACGCGCATCGGCTGGAGGCCGACATCCTGGCGATCTGGCGCGACGTGCTGGTCGACCCGAAGCTGCCTGCCGACGGCAAGCTGTTCGAGCACGGGGCCCATTCCTTCCATGCGGTCGAGGCGAACGCCCGCATCAACCGGGCGCTGCCGGTCGCGTGCACCGTCACGGACATTTTCGAGTTCGTCACGGTGCGTGCCCTCGCGGCCGCGCTGGCGAGCCGGCACGGCTCCGGGTCAGCCGACGCCGAGACGAACCCCGACGATCCTGTGAACGGACACGAGGTTCCCCCGCCGTTCGTGCGCGGGCAAAGGCGGCGCCAGTTCCGCGCCTCCCTTACGGCATAGGGCACCGCCATGAACCAGGTCGCCACCTCGTCGTCGCAGCATGCCGTCGCCATCATCGGCATGGCCGCCCGGCTGCCCGGCGCGCGCGACGTGGACGCGTTCTGGCGGAACCTTCTCGAGGGCAGGTGCGCGATACGGCGTCCCGACGACGGCGCCCTGCGCGCGCTCGGGTTCAGCGAGGCCGACCTTTCCCACCCCCGGCTGACCCGCGCCTTCGGCGTCCTCGAGGACATCGACGCCTTCGACGCCGCCTTCTTCGGCTATCCGAGGGCGCGGGCCGAGGATCTCGACCCGCAGCAGCGGCTGCTGCTCGAAGTGGCCTGGCACGCGATGGAGCACGCCGGCTACGCCCGCGGCAGCTTCGATGCGACCGTCGGCACCTACATGTCGATCACGCAGAGCAGCTACCGGCCGGCCGCCGAGCCGGACCTTACAGACAGCGTGTTCGCGCTGACCTCGCGCGACAAGGACTACGCCGCGTCGCGGATCGCCTACAAGCTGGACCTGACCGGCCCCAGCATGATGATCCAATCGGCCTCCTCGGGCTCGCTCGCGGCCGTCCACGCGGCGATCGAGGGGGTGCTCAGCGGCCAATGCGACATGGCCATCGCGGGCGGCGCGTCGATCGCGCTCCCGCAAGGCGCCTACCTTCACGCCCCTGGGCTGATGCTGTCGCCGAGCGGCGTATGCCGTGCCTTCGACGCGGCCGCCGACGGCGCCGTGCCCGGCAACGGCGTCGGCATCGTCGTGCTCAAGCCCCTGGATCAGGCGCTTCGCGACGGCGACACGATCTTCGCGACGATCCGGGGTTCCGCGCTCACCAATGACGGTGCGGACAAGAGCGACTATCTCGCGCCCAGCGTCCACGGGCAGGCCCGCGCGATCGGCGAGGCGCTGGCCGTCGCCGAGGTCGATCCCGCGACGATCGGCTATATCGAGACGCACGGCACTGGGACGGCGATCGGCGACCCGATCGAGATCCGTGCCCTGTCGCGTGTCCTGGACAGGCAGGCCTTCGGCACGCGCCGCTGCGCGCTTGGATCGCTCAAGCCGAATATCGGCCATCTGCACGTGGCGAGCGGCATTGCCGGGTTGATCAAGGCGGCGCTGGCCATACACCACGGCGTGCTGCCTCCCAGCATCCATTTCGACGCGCCCAACGCCGAGCTCGGCCTCGAAGCGACGCCTTTCTACGTCAACACGGAACCCACGGCGTGGCATTCGGACGGGCCGCGCCGGGCCGGGGTGAGCGCGTTCGGCCTGGGCGGGACCAACGTCCACGTCGTGCTCGAGCAGGCGCCGATCGCACAGGCCGCCTCGCCGGTCCTGCACGAGCCGCTCGCGCTCATGCTCAGCGCCCAGACACACGATGCGCTGGAGCGGCTCAGGTTCGGCCTCGCCGGTTATTTGCGCTCGACCCCCGATGCCGACCTGTCGGCCATCGCCTGGACCCTCGCCGCCGGCCGCGCGCGCTTTCCGCATCGCATGGCGGTTCTCTGCACGAGCGTCGACGAAGCGGTCGAAGCGCTCAAGACCGCCGCCCCCCTTCCGGACGATGCGCGCGGCCGCATGGCGGACCTGGCGCGCGCCTTCGTGGCCGGGGAAACGGTCGATCCGGAGGCGGCCTTCGCCGGCCTGCCCCGTCGACGCGTGCCGCTGCCGCTCTATCCGTTCGAGAAGACCCGGTACTGGTCGCATCGGCCGGAGGCGGCCGCCCAGCGAACGGACCGCGCAGCCGAACCGGCAAGCGGCGGGACCCCGGCCGCTGACGACGGCGAGCCCCTCCTGCCCTGGCTGCAGTCGCTGGTCGGCACCATGCTGCGCCAGGAGGGCGGCGAGCTCGATCCCGACGCGACCTACGAGACGTTCGGCATCGACTCGCTCCTGGTCAACAGCATCACCCAGGCCCTGCAGGCGCGGTATCCGACGCTCCGCGCCACGGCCCTGTTCGAGCACACCACGCTTCGGCGCCTCGCCCGCCATCTCGCCGCCATCGATCCGTCGCCGAAGAGCGAATCGGGCGTCGCGGCGCCGACTCCGACGGACGCGCGGGACGAGAGCAACGGGGCCGAACCCATCGCCATCGTCGGCATGGCCGGACGGTATCCCGGAGCCGGCGACGTCCAGGCGTTCTGGTGGAACCTGCGCGCAGGGCAGGATGCGATAACCGAGGTTCCGGCCGATCGTTGGGCCTGGCGGACCCATGTTGATCCCGATCGGAAGGACCGCTCCTACACGCGCTGGGGCGGCTTCATCGCCGACGCCGACCGGTTCGACCCCTTGTTCTTCGGGATCACCCCGCGCGAGGCGAAGCTGCTCGATCCCCAGCAGCGCGTGTTCCTCGAAACGGCCTGGCACGCGATCGAGGACGCGGGCTACACCCGAGCAGGCCTGAAAGCCGCGGCCGCGCGGTCGGGCGGCGATGTCGGCGTCTTCGCGGCGGCCATGCACAGCGCCTATCGCCTGCTCGGCATGGATGCGGCGGCCGCCGGCCAGCTCGTGCAGTCGAACCACTGGTCGATCGCGAACCGGGTCTCCTATGCCTTCGATTTCGCGGGCCCGAGCCTGACCGTCGACACGGCGTGCTCGGCCTCCCTCGCTGCCGTTCATCTCGCGGTCGAGAGCCTGCGCCGCCGCGAGTGCGGCGCGGCGATCGTCGGCGGCGTGAACCTGATTCTGCATCCGCAGCAGCCTCTCGAATTGTGCCGCGCCGGCATGCTCTCGAAAGGGCCGCGATGCAGCGCGTTCGGCGAGGACGGTGACGGTTTCGTGCAGGGCGAGGGCGTCGGCGTCATCGTGCTCAAGCCGCTCGCCGCTGCCATCGCCGACGGTGACCGCGTCCTGGCGGTCATCCGGGGTTCGGCGATGAACGCCGGGGGCAAGACCTCGGGCTTCACGGTGCCCAACCCGAACGCCCAGGCCGATGTCGTTGCCTCCGCGATTCGCCGGGCCGGCGTGCGTTCCGATACGATCGGCTATGTCGAGTGCCACGGCACCGGCACCAGCCTGGGCGACCCGATCGAGATCGCCGGGCTCGATCAGGCGTTCCAGGCATCCGGACACGACGGCCGGCCCTGCGCCATCGGTTCGGTCAAGTCGAACATCGGGCATCTCGAAGCCGCCGCCGGCATAGCGGGCCTGACCAAGGCCGTCCTGCAGCTCCAGCACGCCGAACTGATTCCCTCGCTTCACGCGTCGCCGCGAAACCCGCGGATCGACTTCGCGTCCGGTCCTTTCCGGGTCCAGGAGCGGACGGAGCCGTGGCAGGCCTCGCCCGACGCGCCGCGCCGCGCCGGCATCAGCTCGTTCGGAGCGGGCGGCGCGAATGTCCATGTCGTCCTCGAGGAGGCGCCGGTCCCGGCCCCATGCGCGCGAAGCGAGGGACCGTGGCTGTTGCCGCTCTCGGCCCGCGATGACGAGCGCCTGGCCGTCCTCGCGCGCCGGCTTCGCGATGCCGTTCTCGCCCAGCCGGATCTCGATCCGGCGGACATCGCCTACACGCTGGGCGTCGGCCGCGAGGCCATGGAGGTCCGTGCCGCCCTCATCGTCGCCGACCGGAGCGAGATGCTGGCCGCTCTGGCTGACATCCTGCCGCGACGTCCGGTCCGGGGCGCTGGTCCGAAGGCGGTGAAGCAGGCCCTGGCGGCGCGCGATCTTCCCGCGCTCGCCGAAGCGTGGCTGGCCGGCGCCGACATCGACTGGGCGCGCCTGTTCACCGGCGGAGGGCGCCGCCTGTCGCTGCCGGGCTATCCCTTCCTGCGCGAACGGCATTGGCTGCCCGAGGCGCCTGCGCGCTCGTCCGGCGGCGACGTTGCCTCGCCGTCCGCCTCGCTTCTGGCCGAGTCCGTCCCGACCGTCGCGGCCGAGGCGCGCTGGCGAGTGCCGCTCGCGGCCGGCTCCGCGCTCCTGGCCGATCACCGGGTCGAGGGGCGGCCGACCTTGCCCGGCGTCGCCACGATCGTCATGGCGACGGAGGCGGCCCGGCACCTCTGCCTTGGCGAGCAACTGGGCATTCGTGACCTGACATGGCTGCGCCCCGTCGAAGCCGATCCGGACGGCCTTGCCGCGTTCGTCGTTCGTGACGCCGAGGGCACGCTGCGTTTCGATCTCGTCCATAAGGGCGCCGTTTGCGCCACCGGCTCCTTCGCCGCCGTCGGCGCGGGCGATGCGGCGTGTGGGACGGCGGACGGTCCGGAGCGGCCGGGACAAGGCGTCTATGACGGACTGGCCGGACGAGGGCTGGTTTATGGCGAGGCGTTCCGCTGCATCGACACGCTGCGCGCCGACGGGAAGAGGGCCGTCGCGCATGCCCAGGCGAGGGGCGGGTTCGACCATTTGTGCCTCGACCCCGGTCTGCTGGACGCGGCGCTGCAGGTCACGGCGGCGCTGCTCGAGGAAGAGAAGCACGCGCTGTTCATGCCCTTCGCGGTCTCCTCGATCGATGTCCTTTGCCCGCCGCCGCCGACATGCCGCATTCACGCCGAGCGCCGCGATGACGGCAGCGAGCCGGGAACGGTCCGTTTCGACGTCGCGATCGTCGGCCTGGACGGCCGGCCCTGTGTCGTCATGCAGGACGTGATCGGCCGGGTACGGCCGGCCGCGGCGGCGGTGCCGCCCTGCTACACGCCGCTCTGGCGGACGGAGGAGGCGCCTCCGGGTCCGGCCGATCGACCCGCGCGGCGAATGGCCGTGATCGCCGATCCCGGGCACGCCCTCCACGGCGCGCTCGTTGCCGCCCTGCCGGCGGCCGAGCAGGTCGCGCCGGAGGCGGCCGCCAGCGTCGTCGACGACACCGGCCGCCCGGTCGACCGGATCGTCGTCGTCTGCACCGACGACGAGGCGTCGGTCGACCGCCTCTTCATGCTCGTTCGGTCGCTGATCCAGACCGCTCAGGAGCGTGCCCTTCGGCTCGACGTGCTTGGCCACGTGCCCGACGGCACCGTCCCTCCTTGGATCGCGGCGGCGATCGGGCTTGTCCGCGTCGCGGCGCGGGAGTGTCCGGCCTGGGCCGTGCGCTGCGCGCTGGTCGATCGGCCGGAAGCCGTCGATGCCGCGCTGTCCGACCGCGGCGATCCGCTCGGCCGCGAGGTCCTCTGGCGGAACGGGGAGCGTCGGGTGCGTGCCCTGCTTCCGGCGACCCCGCCCGGACCGGCTCCCGCCTTCCGGACAGGCGGCACCTACCTCGTCCTGGGCGGCGCAGGCGGCATCGGCCTGGAGCTGGCCGTGCACCTCGCCAGGACCTACCGCGCCAATGTCGCGCTTGTCGGGCGGACGCCGCCGAATGCCGCCTGTCAGGCGCGCATCGACGAGGCGGGCAGCGTCGCGTTCTTTGCCGCCGACGCCTGCGTTCCGGACCAGCTCGCGCGCGGCGTCGCTGCGGCCCGGGCGCGGTTCGGACCGATCCACGGCGCGTTCCACTCCGCCATCGTCATGCAGGATCAGGCGTTGGCCGGCATGGCGAGCGAACGCTTCCACGCCGCGCTCGACGTGAAGACGCACGGCACGATCAACCTGGTCGACGCCCTGGCGGGCGAGCCGCTCGACTGGCTTGCCCTGTTCTCCTCCGCCAACTCCTTCGCAGCCAATGCCGGACAGGCAAACTACGTGGCGGGCTGCGCTTTCAAGGACGCGTATGCGGCGGTGGCGGCGAAGCGGCTCGGCTGCCCGGTCACGATCGTCAACTGGGGCTTCTGGGGCGAGGTCGGCCGGGTCGCCGATCCGGCATACCGCTCACGTCTCGCGAAGCGTGGCGTCCATCCGATCGGCACGCGCGAAGGCCTCGCTGCGACCGAGCGCTTGGTTGCGGGCGGCGGTCAGACGCTCGTCCTCAAGGCCGATGAGTCCGTACTGCGCGACCTGGGCCTGACGACGGCGGACGCCCCTGCGGGCCCCGCGGCAGCGCTCTCGGCACATGCCGATCTCGACCGGCTCGCACGTCAGGCGGTCGCTGCCTGGGCCGCCTCCCGCTGGCCGTCCCGGAACGATGTCGCCTCGCGTCATCACCGGCTGTACGACGCGCTGGAGGAGATGGTCGCGCGCGCGCCGCGGCCTCTGCTCGACCCGGCGGCCGTGCGCGATGCCGAGGCCGACCTCGTTGCCCGCCATGCCGACCTCGACCCGCATGTCCGCTTGCTCCGCACCTGCATCGACGCCTACGACGCGGTGCTGCGAGGCAGGACGGCGGCGACCGACGTCATGTTCCCAGGCTCGTCGCTTGCCCTGGTCGAGGGCATCTATCGGGGCGACCGCCTGACGGCGCTGTGCAACGAGCGGGTCGCGCAGGCCGTGCGCGCGGCGGTCGAGGCGCGGCGCGGCCGCGTCGTCCGCGTGCTCGAGGTCGGCGCCGGCACGGGCGGGACCAGCGCCGCCGTGCTGGCCGCGTTGCAGGCCACGGGCGCAACCCTCGAGTACACCTATACCGACGTCTCGCGCGCCTTCTTGCTGCACGGCGAGCGCCGGTTCGGCGCGTCCTATCCGTTCGTCCGCTTCGACGTCCTCGACCTTGCCCGCGATCCCGAGGACCAGGGCTACGCGCCCCGGACCTACGACGTCGTGCTGGGGGCCAATGTCGTGCATGTCACGGCCGACCTGGTCCGATCCGCCGGGCGGCTCAACCGCCTCGTCGCGCCGGGCGGCGTGTTGGTGCTCTACGAGATGACCGCGGTGCCCGACTTCGCGACGGCGACCTTCGGATTGCTCGACGGCTGGTGGACCTTCACGGACACGCGGCTGCCGCACGCGCCGCTCCTCGGCGCGCCGGCCTGGAGCGACGTCCTGCGCGCCGGCGGCTTCGCGTCCGTCGAGCTCGACGGCATCGGCGGCGGAGAGGCGAAGGATTTCCGACACACGATCATCGCGGCGCGTGCCTCGGAGGTGTCCGCCGTGGACGCCGAGGCGACCACGCCTGCGGCGGCGCCGGCCGTCGCCACGACGACCGCCGCGGACAACGACGCCTTGGTCGAGACGATCCGGAACGTCGTCGCGGACACCCTTCAGATGCGGCCGGACCAGCTCGACATCGAGCGCAACTTCG
Above is a genomic segment from Geminicoccaceae bacterium SCSIO 64248 containing:
- a CDS encoding SDR family NAD(P)-dependent oxidoreductase, which translates into the protein MNQVATSSSQHAVAIIGMAARLPGARDVDAFWRNLLEGRCAIRRPDDGALRALGFSEADLSHPRLTRAFGVLEDIDAFDAAFFGYPRARAEDLDPQQRLLLEVAWHAMEHAGYARGSFDATVGTYMSITQSSYRPAAEPDLTDSVFALTSRDKDYAASRIAYKLDLTGPSMMIQSASSGSLAAVHAAIEGVLSGQCDMAIAGGASIALPQGAYLHAPGLMLSPSGVCRAFDAAADGAVPGNGVGIVVLKPLDQALRDGDTIFATIRGSALTNDGADKSDYLAPSVHGQARAIGEALAVAEVDPATIGYIETHGTGTAIGDPIEIRALSRVLDRQAFGTRRCALGSLKPNIGHLHVASGIAGLIKAALAIHHGVLPPSIHFDAPNAELGLEATPFYVNTEPTAWHSDGPRRAGVSAFGLGGTNVHVVLEQAPIAQAASPVLHEPLALMLSAQTHDALERLRFGLAGYLRSTPDADLSAIAWTLAAGRARFPHRMAVLCTSVDEAVEALKTAAPLPDDARGRMADLARAFVAGETVDPEAAFAGLPRRRVPLPLYPFEKTRYWSHRPEAAAQRTDRAAEPASGGTPAADDGEPLLPWLQSLVGTMLRQEGGELDPDATYETFGIDSLLVNSITQALQARYPTLRATALFEHTTLRRLARHLAAIDPSPKSESGVAAPTPTDARDESNGAEPIAIVGMAGRYPGAGDVQAFWWNLRAGQDAITEVPADRWAWRTHVDPDRKDRSYTRWGGFIADADRFDPLFFGITPREAKLLDPQQRVFLETAWHAIEDAGYTRAGLKAAAARSGGDVGVFAAAMHSAYRLLGMDAAAAGQLVQSNHWSIANRVSYAFDFAGPSLTVDTACSASLAAVHLAVESLRRRECGAAIVGGVNLILHPQQPLELCRAGMLSKGPRCSAFGEDGDGFVQGEGVGVIVLKPLAAAIADGDRVLAVIRGSAMNAGGKTSGFTVPNPNAQADVVASAIRRAGVRSDTIGYVECHGTGTSLGDPIEIAGLDQAFQASGHDGRPCAIGSVKSNIGHLEAAAGIAGLTKAVLQLQHAELIPSLHASPRNPRIDFASGPFRVQERTEPWQASPDAPRRAGISSFGAGGANVHVVLEEAPVPAPCARSEGPWLLPLSARDDERLAVLARRLRDAVLAQPDLDPADIAYTLGVGREAMEVRAALIVADRSEMLAALADILPRRPVRGAGPKAVKQALAARDLPALAEAWLAGADIDWARLFTGGGRRLSLPGYPFLRERHWLPEAPARSSGGDVASPSASLLAESVPTVAAEARWRVPLAAGSALLADHRVEGRPTLPGVATIVMATEAARHLCLGEQLGIRDLTWLRPVEADPDGLAAFVVRDAEGTLRFDLVHKGAVCATGSFAAVGAGDAACGTADGPERPGQGVYDGLAGRGLVYGEAFRCIDTLRADGKRAVAHAQARGGFDHLCLDPGLLDAALQVTAALLEEEKHALFMPFAVSSIDVLCPPPPTCRIHAERRDDGSEPGTVRFDVAIVGLDGRPCVVMQDVIGRVRPAAAAVPPCYTPLWRTEEAPPGPADRPARRMAVIADPGHALHGALVAALPAAEQVAPEAAASVVDDTGRPVDRIVVVCTDDEASVDRLFMLVRSLIQTAQERALRLDVLGHVPDGTVPPWIAAAIGLVRVAARECPAWAVRCALVDRPEAVDAALSDRGDPLGREVLWRNGERRVRALLPATPPGPAPAFRTGGTYLVLGGAGGIGLELAVHLARTYRANVALVGRTPPNAACQARIDEAGSVAFFAADACVPDQLARGVAAARARFGPIHGAFHSAIVMQDQALAGMASERFHAALDVKTHGTINLVDALAGEPLDWLALFSSANSFAANAGQANYVAGCAFKDAYAAVAAKRLGCPVTIVNWGFWGEVGRVADPAYRSRLAKRGVHPIGTREGLAATERLVAGGGQTLVLKADESVLRDLGLTTADAPAGPAAALSAHADLDRLARQAVAAWAASRWPSRNDVASRHHRLYDALEEMVARAPRPLLDPAAVRDAEADLVARHADLDPHVRLLRTCIDAYDAVLRGRTAATDVMFPGSSLALVEGIYRGDRLTALCNERVAQAVRAAVEARRGRVVRVLEVGAGTGGTSAAVLAALQATGATLEYTYTDVSRAFLLHGERRFGASYPFVRFDVLDLARDPEDQGYAPRTYDVVLGANVVHVTADLVRSAGRLNRLVAPGGVLVLYEMTAVPDFATATFGLLDGWWTFTDTRLPHAPLLGAPAWSDVLRAGGFASVELDGIGGGEAKDFRHTIIAARASEVSAVDAEATTPAAAPAVATTTAADNDALVETIRNVVADTLQMRPDQLDIERNFADYGADSIISVDLIGALGERFAMRLKPTILFSHPTIARLAAYLAERGVEVRAEATEPAKPPVAHTPAKPKATPGSWVDDIAIVGMAGRFPGADDVEAFWTNIEAGIDSVRPVPADRWDHAAVHDPKPAVPGKTQCPDGGFLDDVRSFDPLFFNLSPSEATSMDPQQRLFLQEAWHALEHAGYGGSHPAHARCGVFVGTVAGDYDQLLREAGRVSDAQSFMGNASSMLAARIAYRLDLHGPCLSVDTACSSSLLAVHLACESLLRGESDMALAGGVAVLSTPSFYVAASQAGMLSPTGRCRTLDAAADGFVPGEAAAAIVLKRRADAERDGDTILALIKGAGVNQDGASNGITAPNGDAQAELLRAVYDRAAIDPASVSYVEMHGTGTRLGDPVEIEALRQVFADGRAGRAVGSVKANVGHTLPAAGIVGLIKLVQALRHRTVPPMAHFARLNEHLASDELPFDVPTRARPWTTVGPLRGAVSSFGFSGTNVHAVLEEAPPARRRSVPTRPWQVAVLSARTDVSLQRLRTALADWLESHDGQASLADICGTLARGRSHFPHRIAFVAHDLDELRRLLLDPPDRPAGPAEAVAWCRRYLDGGPLDWEGLYPEGGFGRVPLPGYPFEKRRCWPEPATAAADTSIRAPQALSSPASPLAVPMKNGNGSLALFEAVLRDLGSSP